A window of Phycisphaerae bacterium genomic DNA:
TTCTCTGCCGGGGCTGGCCAATTTCAAGCAGGTCGAAGAGCAGTTTAATCAGGGGGCATTTGTTTATCAGTATGTACTTTTTCCTATGGCTTGCGGCGGTGTAAGTATGGAGATTAATGTTAGCGATAAACAATTCGCAAAAACCGATACGGCTCAACTCAATCAGTTGCGCAGAACAGTACTCCAGACCAGACCTTCGCCGGATACTCTTTTCTGGCATTTCAAGGGACTCGATGGCAAAAAATTGCGAGAATCCAGGTAAACGGCGGAAAGATTCTCATATTTTTCAGTCTGATTTTTATTCTTTTTTTGCTTTTTTTATGTCTCTTTGCTGTTAGAATTGCCTGTGTATGGGAGGATTAGTTAGCGAGAGAATTATATGAAAGCTTTTTTAGAAAAGAATAAAATACACATAACTATAATTTTTGCGGCGTTTATTATCGCCGGCTCAATTTGGGAGTCAAACAGGTCGGGGACGCTCGGCCCGCAGAGCGAAACTTATATTCAGTCGAGGCCGCTGCAGTTATTGGAAACTGCCGAACCGCAGGAAGTTAACAAAACTGAAGAACAGCCGCATTGTGCCAACAGCATAGATTATACCAAGGCTCCGAATCATGTGGGAGAATATGCCTGCGTAACAGGAAAAATAGACCATGTTTACACTTCGCAGAAGGGCGTTACATTTCTGAATTTCTGCCCCGACTATCAAATCTGCCCGTTTGGTGCGGTAATTTTCGGTTCAGACGCGTCTAAATTTCCCGATCCGAAACAATACGAACAAAAAATTGTGGAAATCACCGGCCTGATAAAATCTTATCAGAGCCGGCCGGAGATTATTCTGGCTGACCCCTGTCAAATCAGAATTTTATCTCTTAAGAGTTCATCTGTTAAAAAAGACCCGGTTCTTTGCATGGTTGCGGCAATAATTGACGGCGATACTATCAAGGTCGATATTGGAGGAGAAACTGAAACCGTAAGGCTGATTGGAATAGATACTCCCGAAATAGCGAATTCTCAGAATACCGGTCAGGAGTATTTCGGCACTGAAGCGGCTCAATATACTAAACAGCTTATTGAAAACAAGCTTGTCTATCTGATACCCGACCCGATGCAGTCGGACCGGGATAAGTACGGCAGAATTTTAAGATATGTTTTCCTGAAAGATGGTACTTTCATCAATGCAAAACTCATCAGGGAAGGTTACGCTTATAACTATATATACGAGCCGTTCCAATTTATGAAGTATTTTTATACTTTGGAGAAACTGGCAAAAGAAGACAGATTTGGGATGTGGGCCGACAAAAAAAACAGGGCTAAGAAGAGATAGAACCGGTACTGTTACGGCACCAGGAAAACATCTGTTGCACAGGCAGGCCTTTCTGTGCCGCGATATGTGTTAAGGTCTTTTACCGTGAAGATATCATCGTCTTGGCCGACGACTCTGCCGGAGAGGAATTTGACCGATCCATCGCTGAACATAACGTTTTGGCCTCTGCTGCGATGACTGCTGCTGTTGATTCTTAACAGTTTTTCGCTTAACGTAACAGGGTCAAATTCAGATTTAGAGAGGCAATTTGGATTTTTAAGACAGGCTTCGAAAATGGGGTTCGTATCGGACATCAACGGTGTTGAACTTTTCGGATAGACGGCCTTGTTCGGCTCGCAGATGAGTCTGAAACTGTAAGTGATATATCGCCTGTTTGGAAAATCAGAAAGACCTGCGATTTGTGCCCGGTCCAGTTTAATTTGTTTTTTATTACTGCCTCCGGGGCAGGTAAACACTTCCGGCTGGAGGTAGTTCTGTTTTACGAGCAGCCAGACGTGCCTTGTATTTGACTGATTTTCCGATCCGGTTGAGCCGACCTTCCACCATGGATTACCGGCCTTTGTGGTAACGGCAGGAAGAAAATTCTGATGTTCGCCGGCGTATTGTGTTACGCCCTGAGCGACTTTAGAAAGATTTGCTTCACAGGCAGTCTGCCAGGCCTGCGCCCGCATAGACCTTGATACCGGTACGAATAAACCGGAGAATATTAGTATGCCTGCGGCAATTGCGGCGGCATCGGCAAGGCTTCGCCAGAAGCTCGGCCGTTTTGTGACTAACTTTTCGTTTTCAGCCTGCAGTAATTTTTCGAGACCTTCCGGGCCAGTTGAAGCATTATGATGCGAATAGAGCTGCTGAAGAGTTTTTTCAACGAGATAATCGGGACAGCTTACGCAGGTTTGGTGGTCGAGATGCTCAAGGGGAGAAAGCGAATGATGAAGCCTGTTGTAAAACTCTATCGCACCCTGATGTTTTTGCAGAAGCTCTTTTGCTATGTCGGTTTCCTGCTGGTCTGCACATTCGAAATAATAATCGAGCAGTATATCCCGCTGTTCTTTGTTAAGCGTATCCATCAAATCATTCCGTCTGTTGTAGTCGATTTCCATTTTTTGGTAAAATGCACTATGGCTGTATGCAGCCGGCTTTTCACCGTCCCTATTGGTATACTCAAAATGTCAGCCATTTGTTTGTAAGAAAATTGTTCAAAATAGGCTAAAAGGAGAATTTCGCGAAGATTTCCAGGCATACTTTCTATAATCCGGCGGACTTTTTCGGCCTGTTCTGTCCTGGCGGCTTCATCGTAAGGTGTTATTTCGTAAGACTTTAGGGAATTTACAACATCGTCAACATTGAGGTCTGAAGGTTCGGCCATAGCACCTATAGAAACAGTGTCCTGTCTTTGCTGTTTTCGCAGGGTATCCCTTGCTTTATTCGCTGCGATTGTGAAAAGCCATGGCCGCAGGGGCTTGTCTTTTTCGAAGGTTTTTCTGCTCCTGTAGAGCTGCAGAAACGTCTCCTGAAAGGCGTCTTCCACAAGCTGAGACTGGTTGAGGAACCTCCTTAAAAACGCGTAAAGCGGGTTTTTGTATCGCGTTACGATTTCCTGAAAGGCGTCCTTGTCTCCGGCGACATAACGACGCAACAGGTACTGTTCGTCCGCTTTGGCTTTTTGATTTTTATGTTCGTCAATGTTTTTCATTTTTCGGGGGCATTATAGAAGAAAAGAGGGAAAAATAA
This region includes:
- a CDS encoding thermonuclease family protein; this translates as MKAFLEKNKIHITIIFAAFIIAGSIWESNRSGTLGPQSETYIQSRPLQLLETAEPQEVNKTEEQPHCANSIDYTKAPNHVGEYACVTGKIDHVYTSQKGVTFLNFCPDYQICPFGAVIFGSDASKFPDPKQYEQKIVEITGLIKSYQSRPEIILADPCQIRILSLKSSSVKKDPVLCMVAAIIDGDTIKVDIGGETETVRLIGIDTPEIANSQNTGQEYFGTEAAQYTKQLIENKLVYLIPDPMQSDRDKYGRILRYVFLKDGTFINAKLIREGYAYNYIYEPFQFMKYFYTLEKLAKEDRFGMWADKKNRAKKR
- a CDS encoding sigma-70 family RNA polymerase sigma factor, with translation MKNIDEHKNQKAKADEQYLLRRYVAGDKDAFQEIVTRYKNPLYAFLRRFLNQSQLVEDAFQETFLQLYRSRKTFEKDKPLRPWLFTIAANKARDTLRKQQRQDTVSIGAMAEPSDLNVDDVVNSLKSYEITPYDEAARTEQAEKVRRIIESMPGNLREILLLAYFEQFSYKQMADILSIPIGTVKSRLHTAIVHFTKKWKSTTTDGMI